The following are encoded in a window of Methanococcoides sp. LMO-2 genomic DNA:
- the cca gene encoding CCA tRNA nucleotidyltransferase — MEDIKKRILNKIKPSDEEREYLTKVANELMYKIDSITFKVGLMGVKTQLVGSAARGTWISGTHDLDIFIMFPDDTSREDLESYGLSVGRQIAKEAQEWDEHYAEHPYVKMKYGGFDVDLVPCYSVSSAECILSAVDRTPFHNEFIKANLSGREDDVLLLKQFMKGTGVYGSELKTEGFSGYLTELLVISYGSFEKVLEAASEWRPGLLLDLMEHGAQKFEDPLVVIDPTDPRRNVAAALSLDKFCTFIDASRSFLEDSDESMFFASQEPPLSDAELLDRMDLRGTSLVAIVFKTPDVVDDIFYPQFAKMEHSIIPLLEKNEFTVLKAGKWSGEDSVVFLELISKTLPDVKRHRGPPVWVRAHAEAFRRKYVDNPDAYSLTIQDGFYVAEIPRRYTDAVNLLESEVAGCSLGKHISKSVKEGFTVLEGEQILDLKDEGLRSFLNGWL; from the coding sequence ATGGAAGATATCAAAAAAAGAATCCTGAATAAGATCAAGCCATCAGATGAAGAAAGGGAGTACCTTACAAAAGTGGCAAATGAGCTGATGTACAAGATCGATAGCATCACCTTCAAGGTCGGCCTGATGGGTGTGAAGACCCAGCTTGTAGGCTCGGCTGCCCGGGGCACCTGGATATCCGGAACCCACGATCTCGATATATTCATCATGTTCCCCGATGACACAAGCCGCGAGGACCTTGAAAGCTATGGTCTCTCCGTTGGTCGCCAGATAGCAAAAGAGGCGCAGGAGTGGGACGAGCACTATGCTGAGCATCCGTATGTCAAGATGAAGTACGGTGGCTTTGATGTCGATCTTGTTCCATGTTACAGCGTTTCCAGTGCAGAATGCATCCTTTCCGCAGTGGACAGGACACCATTCCACAACGAGTTCATAAAAGCAAATCTCAGTGGTCGCGAGGACGATGTGCTGCTGCTCAAGCAGTTCATGAAAGGGACCGGTGTCTATGGTTCCGAGCTTAAGACCGAAGGATTCTCAGGTTATCTCACAGAGCTTCTGGTGATCAGTTACGGTTCTTTCGAAAAAGTGCTGGAGGCTGCTTCTGAGTGGCGTCCGGGTCTGCTTCTTGACCTTATGGAGCATGGTGCCCAGAAGTTTGAGGACCCTCTTGTTGTTATCGACCCCACAGACCCCAGAAGGAATGTGGCTGCAGCACTCTCACTGGATAAGTTCTGCACATTCATTGATGCTTCCAGAAGCTTCCTTGAGGATTCCGATGAAAGCATGTTCTTCGCTTCTCAGGAACCTCCACTATCCGATGCTGAGCTGCTGGACAGGATGGACCTCCGTGGAACATCACTGGTAGCAATCGTTTTCAAGACGCCGGATGTGGTGGATGACATCTTCTACCCTCAGTTCGCTAAGATGGAACACTCTATCATACCACTGCTTGAGAAGAACGAATTCACTGTCCTGAAAGCAGGCAAGTGGAGTGGCGAAGATTCCGTCGTCTTCCTTGAGCTGATCTCAAAGACGCTGCCTGATGTGAAAAGGCACAGGGGTCCACCTGTATGGGTGCGAGCTCATGCCGAGGCTTTCAGGAGAAAATATGTGGACAACCCGGACGCTTACTCACTGACCATTCAGGACGGTTTCTATGTTGCTGAGATCCCTAGAAGATATACTGATGCAGTAAATCTGCTGGAATCCGAGGTTGCAGGATGTTCTCTTGGAAAGCACATCTCTAAAAGCGTAAAAGAAGGTTTCACCGT